The Hyphococcus flavus genome contains a region encoding:
- a CDS encoding type II secretion system F family protein: MDQQVLIVVGLGLVAFGALAFVLLQPTQRDKANKRVSALNAAKAVKRSGGANTEAQSKERRKKLAESLAALDSKTKDLKKKKRLTLTQTLEQAGLPVKPKHFYIASIVTALLFALVGLISGQKLWITGLLFVIGGLGFPRWIVNFLRKRRQKKFVDEFSNAIDVIVRGVKSGLPVNECLKIIAREAPRPVCDEFHMLTEGIRVGLSLEQALERMYERMPLQEVNFFGIVLMIQQKTGGNLAEALGNLAIVLRSRKLMEGKIKALSAEAKASAYIIGSLPFLVMGAVKVASPDYLEPLFNTRVGNFILIGAGMWMMTGIVVMKKMTQIKV; the protein is encoded by the coding sequence ATGGATCAGCAGGTCCTCATTGTCGTTGGATTGGGTTTGGTTGCGTTTGGCGCGCTGGCGTTTGTGCTCTTACAGCCAACGCAGCGCGACAAAGCGAACAAGCGTGTCTCGGCTCTGAATGCTGCAAAGGCTGTAAAACGCTCTGGCGGCGCAAATACTGAGGCGCAGAGTAAGGAACGTAGAAAAAAGCTGGCGGAGTCGCTGGCTGCTCTCGACAGCAAAACAAAAGATCTCAAAAAGAAAAAGAGGCTTACTTTAACGCAGACGCTTGAACAAGCGGGGCTGCCTGTAAAGCCGAAACATTTTTACATAGCCTCAATCGTCACGGCTTTGCTGTTTGCATTGGTGGGACTGATTTCCGGTCAAAAATTGTGGATTACAGGCCTGCTGTTTGTCATTGGCGGGCTTGGATTTCCGCGTTGGATCGTCAACTTTTTACGTAAGCGTCGTCAAAAAAAATTCGTTGATGAATTTTCGAATGCAATTGATGTTATTGTCCGCGGCGTCAAATCTGGTTTGCCAGTCAATGAATGCCTCAAGATTATCGCACGTGAGGCTCCGCGCCCGGTATGCGATGAATTTCACATGTTGACCGAGGGTATTCGTGTTGGTCTATCATTAGAGCAAGCCTTGGAACGTATGTATGAGCGGATGCCGCTTCAGGAGGTGAACTTCTTCGGCATCGTTCTGATGATCCAGCAAAAGACGGGCGGTAACCTTGCTGAAGCCCTGGGCAACCTGGCGATTGTGCTGCGTTCGCGTAAGCTCATGGAAGGCAAGATCAAAGCGCTATCTGCGGAAGCCAAAGCTTCTGCCTACATTATTGGTTCATTGCCATTTTTGGTCATGGGCGCCGTAAAAGTTGCTTCTCCAGACTATCTGGAGCCGTTGTTCAATACGCGTGTCGGTAATTTCATTCTTATAGGCGCAGGCATGTGGATGATGACGGGCATTGTCGTCATGAAAAAAATGACTCAGATCAAGGTCTAA
- a CDS encoding CpaF family protein, with protein MFGRRTAPLETSTPAKSTAVAKKPAPAAKKPAPKPAQSAEKASAKTPQQAPPRVAPPSPKPQEAVEIGGRSDEYFQTKTTIFNALIDTIDLSQLAQLDTEAAAEEIRDIVNEIISIKNVSMSIAEQESLLQDICNDVLGYGPLEPLLARDDIADIMVNGASRVFIEVGGKIQLTNVRFRDNSQLMNICQRIVSQVGRRVDEASPICDARLPDGSRVNVIAPPLSIDGAALTIRKFKKDKLRIQDLINFGSISPEGAKVLEIVGHCRINTLISGGTGSGKTTLLNCLTGFIEHDERVITCEDAAELQLQQPHVVRLETRPPNLEGQGEVTMRDLVKNCLRMRPERIIVGEVRGPEAFDLLQAMNTGHDGSMGTLHANSPREALQRIESMITMGGYNLPSKTIKEMIVGSIDVIVQAARLRDGSRRITHVTEVLGTEGDTIITQDLFIYDMDGEDADGKIVGKHKSTGIARPAFWDRARYYGKEAELASALDAASE; from the coding sequence AACCTGCGCCGGCGGCGAAAAAGCCTGCGCCTAAACCTGCGCAAAGTGCTGAGAAGGCAAGCGCAAAGACACCTCAGCAGGCCCCGCCGCGCGTGGCGCCGCCATCCCCAAAGCCGCAGGAGGCTGTAGAGATCGGCGGTCGGTCTGATGAGTATTTTCAGACGAAGACAACTATCTTCAATGCGCTGATAGATACGATTGATCTATCGCAGCTCGCACAACTTGATACGGAAGCTGCCGCTGAAGAAATCCGCGATATTGTCAACGAAATTATTTCGATCAAAAATGTTTCAATGTCGATTGCAGAGCAAGAATCGCTACTGCAGGACATTTGCAACGATGTTCTAGGGTATGGCCCGCTTGAGCCTCTATTGGCGCGTGATGATATTGCGGACATCATGGTCAACGGCGCCAGCCGTGTTTTTATCGAGGTTGGCGGTAAAATTCAGCTAACCAACGTGCGTTTTCGCGACAATTCCCAGTTGATGAATATTTGTCAGCGTATCGTCAGCCAGGTAGGCCGCCGTGTGGATGAAGCTAGCCCGATTTGCGACGCGCGCTTGCCCGACGGTTCTCGTGTGAACGTGATTGCGCCGCCGCTGTCGATTGATGGCGCCGCGCTCACCATTCGTAAATTTAAGAAAGACAAGTTGCGCATTCAGGACCTGATTAATTTTGGTTCTATTTCGCCTGAGGGGGCGAAGGTGCTGGAGATTGTCGGTCACTGCCGGATCAACACGTTGATTTCAGGCGGTACGGGTTCTGGTAAAACGACCCTGCTGAACTGTCTGACTGGTTTCATTGAACATGATGAGCGCGTCATCACTTGTGAGGACGCAGCGGAACTCCAACTGCAGCAGCCGCATGTGGTCCGACTTGAAACGCGTCCGCCAAATCTGGAAGGGCAGGGCGAGGTGACCATGCGCGATCTCGTCAAGAACTGTCTGCGTATGCGTCCTGAACGTATTATCGTGGGCGAGGTTCGCGGCCCTGAGGCGTTTGATTTGCTACAGGCCATGAACACGGGCCACGATGGGTCTATGGGGACTCTTCACGCTAACAGCCCGCGCGAAGCTCTGCAGCGTATTGAATCCATGATTACGATGGGTGGCTACAACCTGCCGTCTAAAACAATCAAGGAAATGATTGTGGGGTCGATTGACGTCATTGTGCAAGCCGCGCGATTGCGGGATGGTTCGCGCCGTATCACTCATGTGACAGAAGTTCTGGGCACAGAAGGCGACACCATCATTACGCAGGATCTTTTCATCTATGACATGGATGGTGAAGATGCAGATGGGAAGATTGTTGGCAAACACAAATCGACAGGCATCGCACGGCCAGCATTTTGGGATCGCGCTCGCTATTACGGCAAAGAAGCAGAGCTCGCATCCGCTCTGGATGCGGCATCGGAGTAA
- a CDS encoding 2OG-Fe(II) oxygenase family protein: MTNEATRFKNEGRYAEAIDIMRSMVDLEPNNVAVLHNLAAVLGDAGQYRESADTLKRAFELGLNAPQSWLVYARALSGIQKFEEAQQAFFTLLRVNPVDPDAHREFAQLIWMQTGERDRALVHLNKAIEENPQNPSLHLARAQVYGQTGDTATAYAILNEAAQLSGDPYLYQMACNAALEDHKFQEAVELGAFSASALPEDVGVLSTYAMALLATDNAQSAVPIIEKLRQYAPVNQLYIALQATAWRLLKDDRYDHLYDYDAFVGRYELDTPPGWSNLDSYLDDLTEGLDQAHRFKSHPFYQSVRKGSQISSIEGADNPAMRAFRQAANGPIHRHVEAFSTGDDPLRSRNIGGHRIFSSWSISLPPQGHHVNHVHPEGWLSSACHIRLADDGDDHDKAGWLKLGEPGIATSPVLTPERFIEPERGVLVLFPSYMWHGTVEFYSGPPRLTVAVDIVPAASS; encoded by the coding sequence ATGACCAATGAAGCGACACGGTTCAAAAACGAAGGCCGTTATGCTGAAGCAATTGATATCATGCGATCCATGGTTGATCTGGAGCCGAATAACGTTGCGGTATTGCACAATCTTGCTGCTGTCCTTGGGGACGCGGGCCAGTACAGAGAGTCGGCTGATACATTAAAGCGCGCTTTCGAATTAGGTCTGAACGCGCCACAAAGCTGGCTAGTCTATGCCCGCGCGTTATCTGGAATTCAGAAATTCGAAGAAGCGCAGCAGGCTTTTTTTACATTATTGCGTGTGAATCCTGTCGATCCGGACGCGCACAGAGAATTCGCACAATTAATTTGGATGCAGACGGGAGAAAGAGATAGGGCTCTCGTCCATCTAAATAAAGCAATTGAAGAAAATCCTCAAAACCCAAGTCTACATCTTGCCCGCGCTCAGGTGTATGGCCAGACAGGCGATACAGCGACTGCTTATGCAATTTTAAATGAAGCTGCGCAACTTTCTGGGGATCCGTACCTTTACCAGATGGCTTGCAATGCAGCGTTGGAAGACCATAAATTTCAGGAAGCTGTTGAGTTAGGCGCCTTTTCTGCATCAGCATTGCCAGAAGATGTAGGGGTGCTTAGCACTTATGCGATGGCTCTTCTGGCTACGGACAATGCACAATCCGCTGTTCCTATTATTGAAAAGCTAAGGCAGTACGCGCCAGTCAATCAGCTGTACATTGCCCTGCAAGCCACGGCGTGGCGGTTGTTGAAAGATGACAGATATGATCATCTCTATGATTATGATGCGTTTGTTGGCAGATACGAACTCGATACGCCTCCCGGGTGGTCTAACCTTGATTCATATCTGGACGATTTAACCGAAGGGCTGGATCAGGCTCATCGCTTCAAGTCACATCCATTTTATCAATCAGTTCGCAAAGGCAGTCAGATTTCTTCCATTGAGGGCGCGGATAACCCCGCGATGCGCGCGTTCCGGCAGGCCGCGAACGGGCCGATCCACCGTCACGTAGAGGCGTTCTCGACAGGCGACGATCCATTGCGCTCCAGAAATATCGGCGGTCATCGAATATTTAGTAGCTGGTCGATTAGCCTTCCGCCACAAGGACATCACGTAAACCATGTTCATCCTGAAGGGTGGCTCTCATCCGCTTGTCATATCCGGTTAGCGGACGACGGCGACGATCATGATAAAGCAGGCTGGTTGAAGTTAGGCGAACCAGGTATTGCGACTAGCCCTGTCTTAACACCCGAGCGCTTTATAGAGCCGGAGCGGGGCGTTTTGGTGCTGTTCCCGTCATACATGTGGCATGGCACTGTAGAGTTCTATTCGGGGCCGCCGCGATTGACTGTTGCGGTGGACATAGTGCCCGCTGCTTCTTCGTAG
- a CDS encoding type II secretion system F family protein produces MEAIINAVTDRNFQIAVLVSLAAIATVFTVLEPLLVKDKLKERMKSVGNYRDNLRKQQRDMLAKKKSTSLRTTSPQGAIKELVESLKLLEVFDAESARKKLMMAGHRGQGPVFTFMAARLGLPFVMAIFVGVYVYLLDGFELDSFGRLLATIGGFLGGFYLPNIYISNAVSKRQQKIQAAWPDALDLLLICVESGMSIEAAFQKVGDEVGPNCPELAEELGLTTAELSYLQERKQAYVNLAERTGLDSVRGVVTALVQSEKYGTPLGQSLRVMAKESRDLRMQEAEKKAAALPPKLTVPMIGFFLPVLFAVILGPAIMSVMGLE; encoded by the coding sequence ATGGAAGCTATCATCAACGCCGTTACTGATCGGAATTTCCAGATCGCAGTGCTTGTCTCGCTGGCGGCGATCGCGACGGTGTTCACCGTACTTGAGCCTTTATTAGTGAAGGACAAGCTTAAAGAGCGGATGAAGTCCGTCGGCAATTATCGTGACAACTTGCGTAAGCAGCAGCGCGATATGCTTGCAAAAAAGAAAAGCACCAGCCTGAGGACGACGTCACCGCAAGGCGCCATCAAGGAATTGGTGGAGAGCCTGAAACTATTGGAAGTTTTTGACGCGGAGTCCGCACGAAAGAAGCTGATGATGGCGGGCCATCGTGGACAGGGCCCTGTGTTTACATTCATGGCTGCTCGCCTCGGCCTTCCCTTCGTAATGGCTATTTTTGTTGGCGTGTATGTTTATCTTCTCGACGGTTTTGAACTCGACAGCTTTGGTCGTTTGCTTGCGACGATCGGGGGCTTTTTGGGCGGGTTCTATTTGCCCAACATCTATATTTCGAACGCCGTTTCGAAACGTCAGCAAAAAATTCAAGCGGCTTGGCCTGATGCGCTGGACCTGTTGTTAATATGCGTTGAGTCGGGCATGTCGATCGAGGCGGCATTCCAGAAAGTGGGCGACGAAGTCGGTCCGAACTGTCCCGAATTAGCTGAAGAGCTCGGCCTTACGACTGCTGAATTGTCCTATCTCCAGGAACGCAAGCAAGCTTATGTGAATTTGGCGGAAAGAACGGGCTTGGATTCAGTCAGGGGCGTCGTTACGGCTCTCGTCCAGTCTGAAAAATATGGTACGCCGTTGGGGCAATCGCTTCGTGTTATGGCAAAAGAAAGCCGTGACCTTCGAATGCAGGAAGCCGAAAAGAAAGCCGCCGCATTGCCGCCAAAATTAACCGTGCCGATGATTGGCTTTTTCCTGCCAGTTCTGTTTGCTGTTATTCTCGGCCCAGCCATCATGAGCGTGATGGGGCTCGAATAA